A stretch of Peteryoungia algae DNA encodes these proteins:
- a CDS encoding tetratricopeptide repeat protein, with amino-acid sequence MNKNSRAAALCAGTILTTFVLAMPLTATPLVVRQAASTMAPPSMEAVNEAAKPQPKSAPDSVDLAALYFYAKNGEADRVEAETRRLEVRFPDFVLPADLYAPDAGNTVDESSLWQLYERDDYARIDQETSRIAAANPGWEPSDDFRMKLERRKLRNTITAAHEAKDFATLVRIGAGLDPMQETEIDLLWMMIDAYRANDMRDALTNLYRGILFRGQDKAFSKELVLTTLQKAIEDVSAADLREAMQVLSADPDLALGMGPLQLDLMRREIGDYAASVPGAPRPDDAVLAAVRQVAETAGSPKDLALMGWYLLRIEQPKEASSWFERLMEDHPTPEAVRGLALSHVHLSEDAEAFAFVSEHLDFLSAEDAFLADQLSFAFKGEGKTKIDDRVVTRYSEAIQKTESADHARLLGWYAYNSRQFQPASAWFAKAFDWQPEADSLKGMLLSMTRLGQKAEINELRARYGEVYSTVFAEIKSAAEPKGKGGKAVNAPGGIEARYLSSLQKKDYGACIADLRKLEARGQLRPDVQVSKGWCLLGLNHLAEARQAFTDGLARGGGKADDAAYGLGLTLLRAKLTDDAEALLMRQPLTPLRERELRAELLWQKARSAFDRKQYRQTLEALNVRLQLVPEPVGISQMRAWSHYHLGNLAQSRSIFAQLNQVMADPANSRGIAAINERMGITR; translated from the coding sequence ATGAACAAGAACAGCAGAGCCGCCGCACTGTGTGCCGGCACGATACTCACCACATTCGTCTTGGCCATGCCCCTCACGGCGACGCCATTGGTCGTTCGTCAGGCCGCATCGACCATGGCGCCACCATCCATGGAAGCGGTGAACGAGGCCGCGAAGCCGCAACCCAAGTCAGCACCCGATAGCGTCGATCTTGCCGCACTCTACTTCTATGCGAAGAATGGCGAGGCCGATCGGGTCGAGGCTGAAACCCGCCGCCTGGAAGTGAGGTTTCCCGACTTCGTTCTTCCCGCAGATCTTTACGCCCCGGACGCCGGCAACACGGTGGATGAAAGCAGCCTCTGGCAGCTGTACGAGCGTGACGACTATGCCAGGATCGACCAGGAGACCAGCCGGATCGCGGCCGCAAATCCCGGTTGGGAACCGTCTGACGACTTCCGCATGAAGCTCGAACGCCGAAAGCTGCGCAACACAATCACAGCGGCCCATGAGGCCAAGGATTTTGCGACACTCGTTCGAATTGGCGCTGGCCTCGATCCGATGCAGGAGACCGAGATCGACCTGCTCTGGATGATGATCGATGCCTACAGGGCAAACGATATGCGCGACGCCCTGACAAACCTCTACCGCGGCATCCTGTTTCGCGGGCAGGACAAGGCGTTCTCCAAGGAGCTCGTGCTGACGACCCTGCAGAAGGCGATCGAAGACGTTTCGGCCGCGGACCTTCGCGAAGCCATGCAGGTCCTGTCGGCCGATCCCGACCTCGCACTCGGCATGGGGCCCCTGCAACTCGACCTGATGCGTCGGGAGATCGGGGACTATGCCGCGAGTGTCCCGGGCGCACCGCGCCCCGATGACGCGGTCCTGGCTGCAGTCCGGCAGGTGGCCGAAACGGCCGGGTCCCCGAAGGATCTCGCACTGATGGGCTGGTATCTGCTCAGGATCGAGCAGCCGAAAGAGGCATCGTCGTGGTTTGAGCGCTTGATGGAGGATCATCCGACGCCGGAAGCCGTGCGCGGCCTCGCGCTGAGCCATGTCCATCTCTCGGAGGATGCGGAGGCCTTTGCCTTCGTGTCCGAGCATCTCGATTTCTTGAGTGCGGAAGACGCATTTCTCGCGGATCAATTGTCGTTCGCCTTCAAGGGCGAAGGCAAGACGAAGATCGATGACCGGGTTGTTACCCGCTATTCGGAGGCCATCCAGAAGACGGAGTCGGCAGACCATGCCCGCCTTCTCGGCTGGTATGCCTACAACTCCCGACAGTTCCAGCCGGCCAGCGCCTGGTTCGCCAAGGCATTCGACTGGCAGCCGGAAGCGGACAGCCTGAAGGGGATGCTCCTGTCAATGACGCGGCTTGGTCAGAAGGCCGAGATCAACGAACTTCGCGCACGGTACGGGGAGGTCTATTCTACCGTTTTCGCCGAAATCAAGTCTGCTGCCGAGCCCAAAGGCAAGGGTGGCAAAGCCGTGAACGCTCCGGGCGGGATCGAAGCGCGCTATCTCTCCAGCCTGCAGAAGAAGGACTATGGCGCCTGCATTGCAGACCTCAGGAAACTCGAGGCAAGAGGGCAGCTCAGGCCGGACGTGCAGGTGTCCAAGGGGTGGTGCCTTCTCGGGCTCAATCATCTGGCCGAAGCCCGCCAGGCATTCACGGACGGCCTGGCCCGCGGCGGCGGCAAGGCGGATGATGCAGCTTACGGCTTGGGCCTCACATTGCTCCGCGCCAAGCTCACCGATGATGCCGAAGCCCTTTTGATGAGACAGCCCCTGACGCCCCTGCGCGAACGTGAACTGCGGGCCGAACTCCTGTGGCAGAAGGCACGGAGCGCTTTCGACCGCAAGCAATATCGCCAGACTCTCGAAGCGCTCAATGTACGCCTTCAGCTCGTGCCGGAACCGGTGGGCATCAGCCAGATGCGTGCCTGGAGCCACTACCACCTCGGCAATCTCGCCCAGTCCCGATCAATATTCGCGCAGCTCAACCAGGTTATGGCGGACCCGGCCAATAGCCGCGGCATAGCGGCGATCAACGAGCGCATGGGGATCACCCGATGA
- a CDS encoding LysR family transcriptional regulator, producing the protein MLHSRKLLYINEIVRCGSIRKAAARLNVASSAVNRQILAFEEELGAPIFERLPKGLRLTAAGELCVEHIRDVLKNYERLEGRIRGLKTPHAGKVSLVTTVGLASGPLPAILAGFIAEHPRVQIKLRNDGGSTTINPVLTGEVDLGLGFNIPATPGIRTLANFDVPVGVVLPPGHRLAREEGPVDLVEVVQEPLILAQSGTSLRNIIDLALAPLPLLVEPVVETNSSELMKQLVKAGTGLTLLNPLDAVAECRRGELIFRPLTEAHIRHQPMKLFARARAPLDSATSLFVEYLMQELLAQVQDLKAQGHIPETIRGQG; encoded by the coding sequence GTGCTGCACTCCAGAAAGCTTCTCTACATCAATGAAATCGTGCGCTGTGGCTCAATCCGCAAAGCCGCCGCGCGCCTCAATGTCGCATCATCAGCAGTCAACCGCCAGATCCTCGCATTCGAAGAGGAGCTGGGTGCGCCGATCTTCGAACGCCTTCCCAAAGGTCTGCGCCTCACGGCCGCCGGCGAGCTCTGCGTAGAGCATATTCGTGACGTGCTGAAGAACTACGAGCGTCTGGAGGGGCGCATCCGGGGCCTCAAGACACCGCATGCCGGCAAGGTTTCGCTGGTGACGACCGTTGGCCTCGCCTCAGGCCCTCTGCCGGCAATTCTCGCGGGCTTCATTGCCGAACATCCCCGCGTGCAGATCAAGCTGCGCAATGATGGCGGCTCGACGACAATCAACCCGGTCCTGACCGGCGAGGTGGATCTCGGTCTCGGCTTCAACATCCCGGCAACGCCCGGCATTCGCACGCTTGCCAATTTCGATGTGCCCGTCGGCGTCGTGCTGCCGCCCGGGCATCGGCTGGCACGCGAAGAGGGGCCGGTCGATCTCGTTGAGGTGGTGCAAGAGCCGTTGATCCTCGCGCAGTCCGGTACCAGCCTTCGCAACATCATCGATCTCGCGCTCGCGCCGCTGCCGCTGCTGGTCGAGCCTGTGGTGGAGACGAACTCATCGGAGCTCATGAAACAGCTGGTGAAGGCCGGGACGGGGCTCACCTTGCTCAATCCGCTCGATGCTGTGGCGGAGTGTCGGCGCGGTGAGCTCATCTTCCGGCCGCTGACCGAGGCGCATATCCGCCACCAGCCAATGAAGCTGTTTGCCCGGGCGCGGGCGCCGCTCGATTCTGCGACCAGTCTCTTTGTCGAGTATCTGATGCAGGAGCTGCTGGCACAGGTTCAGGATCTGAAGGCGCAGGGGCACATCCCTGAGACCATTCGCGGTCAAGGCTGA
- a CDS encoding creatininase family protein → MAKPFFWNELTTTDFATLPADTTIAILPIASTEQHGPHLPIATDVAIANGMLAELKVQRPDDLDFLVLPTQEIGKANEHVYGPGSLSFGPEILIPAWTAIGTKVAEAGIRKLVIVNSHGGNVDVMSIVARELRVRHQMAVVSTQWGRFGNPDGMISEHESRYGIHGGEVETSLMLHFRPELVRMDKAQNFVSRAEEMKANSKFLTPLPPHSLAWIAHDLNPHGVVGDASKGTAAKGEAICRHQVAGFIELLRDLADYPLSSLYAPD, encoded by the coding sequence ATGGCGAAACCCTTTTTCTGGAATGAACTGACCACGACGGATTTCGCCACTCTGCCTGCGGATACTACGATCGCCATTTTGCCGATCGCCTCGACCGAGCAGCATGGCCCCCATCTGCCGATCGCAACCGATGTCGCGATTGCGAACGGCATGCTGGCCGAACTGAAGGTTCAACGTCCCGATGACCTCGACTTTCTCGTCCTGCCCACACAGGAAATCGGCAAGGCCAATGAACACGTCTACGGCCCCGGCAGCCTTTCCTTCGGTCCGGAAATTCTGATCCCCGCCTGGACCGCTATCGGCACCAAGGTCGCCGAAGCTGGCATCCGCAAACTTGTCATCGTCAACTCCCATGGCGGCAATGTCGATGTCATGAGCATCGTCGCCCGCGAATTGCGCGTCCGCCACCAGATGGCCGTCGTCTCCACCCAATGGGGCCGCTTCGGCAATCCGGACGGCATGATCTCCGAGCATGAAAGCCGCTATGGCATTCATGGTGGCGAGGTAGAGACCTCGCTGATGCTGCATTTTCGTCCCGAACTGGTGCGCATGGACAAGGCTCAGAATTTTGTCTCCAGGGCCGAGGAGATGAAAGCAAATTCAAAATTCCTCACGCCCCTGCCGCCACATTCCCTCGCCTGGATCGCCCATGACCTCAACCCGCACGGCGTGGTCGGCGATGCCTCGAAGGGCACGGCGGCAAAGGGCGAAGCGATCTGCAGGCACCAGGTCGCAGGCTTCATCGAGCTCCTGCGCGATCTCGCGGACTACCCGCTCTCCAGTCTCTACGCTCCCGACTAA
- a CDS encoding ABC transporter ATP-binding protein, giving the protein MSRSEAPFTPPPPEQRRALVVMKDVSKVFSNGTAALTGMSLTVNGGEFVSLLGPSGCGKSTALRIIAGLGDTTTGTIDWPSSRINSKGLPEGDVSFVFQEPTLMPWATVFGNVYLPLKLRGISKAAATADILAALDRVGLKDFTGAYPRELSGGMKMRVSIARALVTKPKLLLMDEPFAALDEITRQKLNDDVLKLWKETGITVIFVTHSVFESAYLSSRIVVMKARPGRVHADFPLQTSLDRDAFYRTSEDYRQACETVSKTLIEAMDGEHH; this is encoded by the coding sequence ATGTCACGTTCCGAAGCCCCCTTCACCCCGCCCCCTCCCGAACAGCGCCGGGCGCTCGTAGTGATGAAGGACGTGTCCAAGGTCTTCTCCAACGGTACGGCGGCACTCACGGGCATGTCGCTCACCGTCAACGGTGGTGAATTCGTCAGCCTTCTCGGCCCCTCCGGCTGCGGCAAGTCGACCGCGCTCCGGATCATCGCCGGCCTGGGCGACACAACAACCGGCACGATCGACTGGCCAAGCTCACGCATCAACTCCAAGGGCCTGCCCGAAGGCGATGTTTCCTTCGTCTTTCAGGAGCCGACGCTGATGCCCTGGGCAACCGTCTTCGGCAATGTCTACCTGCCGCTGAAGCTCCGCGGCATCTCGAAGGCCGCCGCCACGGCAGACATCCTGGCAGCACTCGACCGCGTTGGTCTGAAGGATTTCACCGGCGCCTATCCGCGCGAACTCTCCGGCGGCATGAAGATGCGCGTTTCGATCGCCCGCGCGCTTGTGACCAAGCCGAAACTCCTCCTCATGGACGAACCTTTTGCCGCATTGGATGAAATTACCCGCCAGAAGCTGAACGATGATGTGCTCAAGCTCTGGAAGGAAACCGGCATCACCGTCATCTTCGTTACCCATTCGGTGTTCGAAAGCGCTTACCTTTCGAGCCGCATCGTGGTGATGAAGGCGCGCCCCGGCCGCGTGCATGCGGATTTCCCGCTGCAGACCAGCCTCGACCGCGATGCCTTCTACCGGACCTCGGAAGACTATCGCCAGGCCTGTGAAACCGTATCCAAAACACTCATCGAAGCCATGGACGGGGAGCATCACTGA
- a CDS encoding cytosine deaminase, giving the protein MSSPITALPAAKRFVLANATLPEICVDGLEAPACEGLFNADIVVADGKVEAILRQGEAPAGLPSTDLRNGMVWPTFVDMHTHLDKGHIWERRPNPSGDFMGALEAVKSDREANWTASDVKARMEFSLRTAYAHGTSLIRTHLDSLAPQHRISFEVFAEIRDAWAGKIDLQASALFPFDQITDEAFFKDLIDVIVAHRGMLGGVTYLMPDLDQKLDILFRTASENSLDIDLHVDETQDKETLTLKTIAEAKLRNRFEGSVTVGHCCSLARQDEDLAKRTIDLVAEAGLAVVSLPMCNMYLQDRVSGRTPRQRGVTLFHELSAAGVATAVSSDNTRDPFYAYGDLDPVEVFREAVRIIHLDHPLDTAARVVTRTPADILKRPDHGRIAVGGRADLVLFSARRWSEFLSRPQADRIVMRNGMGIDCSLPDYRELDPLLGV; this is encoded by the coding sequence ATGTCGAGTCCGATTACCGCCCTCCCTGCCGCAAAGCGCTTCGTTCTCGCCAATGCGACACTGCCCGAGATTTGTGTCGACGGGCTGGAGGCCCCCGCCTGCGAGGGCCTGTTCAACGCCGACATCGTCGTCGCAGACGGCAAGGTCGAGGCGATCCTGAGACAGGGAGAAGCCCCTGCCGGCCTGCCTTCCACCGATCTCAGGAACGGCATGGTCTGGCCGACCTTCGTCGACATGCACACCCATCTCGACAAGGGCCATATCTGGGAGCGCCGTCCGAACCCGTCAGGCGACTTCATGGGCGCGCTGGAAGCCGTGAAATCCGACCGGGAGGCCAACTGGACGGCTTCCGACGTCAAGGCCCGCATGGAATTCTCGCTGCGCACGGCCTACGCCCATGGCACCAGCCTGATCCGCACCCATCTCGACAGCCTGGCGCCCCAGCACCGCATCTCCTTCGAGGTCTTCGCGGAAATCCGCGACGCCTGGGCCGGCAAAATCGACCTGCAGGCCTCAGCCCTTTTCCCCTTCGACCAGATCACCGACGAGGCCTTCTTCAAGGACCTCATCGACGTGATCGTCGCGCATAGGGGCATGCTCGGCGGCGTCACCTATCTGATGCCGGACCTCGACCAGAAGCTCGACATCCTTTTCCGCACAGCCTCGGAAAACAGCCTCGATATCGACCTGCATGTCGACGAGACGCAGGACAAGGAAACTCTGACACTGAAGACAATCGCCGAGGCCAAGCTCCGCAACCGTTTCGAGGGTTCGGTCACCGTCGGCCATTGCTGCTCGCTCGCCCGGCAGGACGAGGATTTGGCGAAACGCACCATCGATCTGGTGGCGGAAGCCGGCCTCGCGGTCGTGTCGCTGCCGATGTGCAACATGTATCTGCAGGACCGCGTGTCCGGGCGCACACCCCGCCAACGCGGCGTCACCCTCTTCCACGAACTGTCAGCTGCGGGTGTGGCAACCGCCGTTTCCTCCGACAACACCCGTGATCCCTTCTACGCCTATGGTGATCTCGATCCCGTCGAGGTCTTCCGCGAGGCGGTGCGCATCATCCATCTCGACCATCCGCTCGACACCGCAGCAAGGGTCGTCACCCGCACGCCGGCCGACATCCTCAAGCGCCCTGACCACGGCCGTATTGCGGTCGGCGGCCGCGCCGATCTCGTCCTCTTCAGTGCCCGCCGCTGGAGCGAATTTCTTTCCCGTCCGCAGGCCGACCGCATCGTGATGCGGAATGGCATGGGCATCGACTGCAGCCTGCCGGATTACCGCGAACTTGACCCGTTGCTTGGAGTTTAG
- a CDS encoding ABC transporter permease, translating to MTGPAETLLKILVPIIVVCLLIVVWQVGVWVSGVPQYILPGPIVVAGALFKDWGTLSPALWVTTKITLMSLGLALLGGVGIAVALVQSKWIEIAFYPITVILQVTPIVAIAPLILIYSPSTQVALLICAFLVAFFPILSNMIQGLKSVDHNLLNLFDLYGASRWQTLLYLKLPASLPYFMTGLRIGGGLALIAAVVAEFAAGSAGAGSGLAFRLLEAQFRLNIPRLFAALFLLSCLGVVIFAITSFISWLALHRWHESSLKREN from the coding sequence ATGACCGGGCCGGCCGAAACGCTACTGAAAATCCTTGTCCCCATCATCGTCGTCTGTCTGCTGATCGTGGTCTGGCAAGTCGGCGTCTGGGTGAGCGGCGTTCCGCAATACATCCTGCCCGGCCCGATTGTGGTCGCCGGCGCCCTGTTCAAAGACTGGGGCACGCTGTCGCCGGCACTCTGGGTCACCACCAAGATCACCTTGATGTCGCTGGGGCTGGCACTTCTGGGCGGGGTCGGCATCGCTGTCGCGCTCGTGCAGTCGAAATGGATCGAGATCGCCTTCTACCCGATCACCGTCATCCTGCAGGTCACGCCGATCGTCGCCATTGCGCCGTTGATCCTGATCTACTCCCCCTCCACGCAAGTGGCACTGCTGATCTGCGCCTTTCTCGTCGCCTTCTTTCCGATCCTTTCCAATATGATCCAGGGCCTGAAGAGCGTCGATCATAACCTGCTCAATCTCTTTGACCTCTACGGTGCCTCGCGCTGGCAGACGTTGCTCTATCTGAAGCTGCCGGCCTCGCTCCCCTATTTCATGACGGGTCTCCGGATCGGCGGCGGCCTCGCGCTCATCGCCGCCGTCGTCGCCGAATTCGCGGCAGGCTCGGCCGGCGCCGGTTCGGGTCTTGCCTTCCGCCTGCTTGAGGCACAGTTCCGTCTGAACATTCCGCGCCTGTTTGCCGCCCTCTTCCTGCTCTCCTGCCTTGGCGTCGTGATCTTTGCCATCACCTCCTTCATTTCCTGGCTGGCGCTGCATCGCTGGCACGAGAGCAGCCTGAAACGAGAAAACTGA
- the bcsN gene encoding cellulose biosynthesis protein BcsN translates to MKASGLLILALLGLHGCTTVEDPFLDGMTSAAGTAQTGNRELPAHMARASLTSLGEAPLSVRQSMGSDGTTQDIIYVNRTTVPGDNRLTLIAASASTRYGQRGPSRNEIAKALQADFPGVRMSIDPVVGRNSYGPYGTATGKLGNKGGCVYAWQALDKTASVALAEPITIRLRYCHPDIGPEILAGLLGGLTLGGAGAQPGLALGSLHQTTTTYAYSAPAADAALTRAPAPVSRSEPSRDQPEQAVASSEQALPSTATAIPMPQ, encoded by the coding sequence ATGAAGGCATCCGGTCTCCTTATCCTGGCACTCCTTGGGCTTCACGGTTGCACCACCGTCGAAGATCCCTTTCTCGACGGCATGACGTCGGCTGCCGGAACGGCGCAAACCGGCAACCGCGAGCTACCGGCTCATATGGCCCGCGCGAGCCTCACCAGCCTCGGCGAAGCCCCGCTCAGTGTGCGGCAATCCATGGGCAGCGACGGAACCACGCAGGACATCATCTATGTCAACAGGACCACCGTGCCCGGCGACAACAGGCTCACTCTGATTGCAGCATCGGCATCGACCCGATATGGCCAACGCGGGCCAAGCCGGAATGAAATCGCCAAGGCGCTTCAGGCCGACTTTCCCGGCGTCCGCATGAGCATCGACCCCGTCGTCGGACGAAACAGCTATGGGCCATATGGCACGGCTACCGGAAAACTCGGCAACAAGGGCGGCTGCGTCTATGCTTGGCAGGCCCTCGACAAGACTGCCTCCGTCGCGCTCGCGGAACCCATCACAATCCGCCTCCGCTACTGTCACCCCGACATCGGGCCGGAGATATTGGCAGGCCTTCTCGGCGGACTGACACTTGGAGGTGCAGGGGCACAGCCCGGACTGGCGCTGGGATCGCTTCACCAGACCACAACCACCTATGCCTATTCGGCCCCGGCTGCCGACGCGGCACTCACAAGAGCACCAGCCCCCGTCTCACGCAGCGAGCCATCTCGCGACCAGCCTGAGCAGGCTGTGGCTTCGAGCGAGCAAGCACTACCGTCAACGGCCACGGCAATTCCAATGCCCCAGTGA
- a CDS encoding ABC transporter substrate-binding protein: MRDMLTKTSLFALMGLAASLGSTSAALALDEVTYGTNWLAQAEHGGFYQAVADGTYEKYGLKVKVIQGGPQAANRALLIAGKVDFYMGSPLGEMDAVKEGIPLIDVAAIFQKDPQVLLAHPDQGIETFADLAKLDSIFMGKDGYVTYYEWMKKNFEGFTDEKYKPYTFNPAPFIADPKSAQQGYLTSEPYEIEKQAGWAPKVFLLADNGYNPYSTMITTTTTMVETKADVVQRFIDASAEGWYNYLYGDNKAANDLIKVDNPEMTDGQIEYSIAKMKEYGIVESGEAMDKGIGCMTDEKYRAFFDSMVQIGVQPADLDYKKAYTTQFVCKGVGMALKK, translated from the coding sequence ATGCGCGACATGCTCACCAAGACCAGCCTCTTTGCCCTGATGGGCCTTGCCGCTTCGCTTGGCTCCACCTCCGCAGCGCTGGCCCTCGATGAGGTCACCTACGGCACCAACTGGCTGGCCCAGGCGGAACACGGCGGATTCTATCAGGCCGTGGCAGACGGCACCTATGAGAAGTACGGCCTGAAGGTCAAGGTTATCCAGGGCGGCCCGCAGGCAGCCAACCGCGCACTTCTGATCGCCGGCAAGGTGGATTTCTACATGGGCAGCCCGCTCGGCGAAATGGACGCGGTGAAGGAAGGCATCCCGCTGATCGATGTCGCGGCCATCTTCCAGAAGGACCCGCAAGTCCTGCTCGCCCATCCCGACCAGGGCATCGAGACGTTCGCGGACCTCGCCAAGCTCGACAGTATCTTCATGGGCAAGGACGGCTACGTCACCTACTACGAGTGGATGAAGAAGAATTTCGAGGGCTTCACCGACGAGAAGTACAAGCCCTACACCTTCAACCCGGCCCCCTTCATTGCAGATCCGAAGTCCGCCCAGCAGGGCTACCTGACGTCGGAACCCTATGAGATCGAGAAGCAGGCCGGCTGGGCGCCGAAGGTCTTCCTTCTCGCCGACAACGGCTACAACCCCTATTCCACCATGATCACGACCACGACGACCATGGTCGAAACCAAGGCCGATGTCGTGCAGCGCTTCATCGATGCCTCGGCTGAAGGCTGGTACAACTACCTCTACGGCGACAACAAGGCTGCCAACGATCTGATCAAGGTCGACAACCCGGAAATGACCGATGGCCAGATCGAGTACTCGATCGCCAAGATGAAGGAATACGGCATCGTCGAGTCCGGTGAGGCGATGGACAAGGGCATCGGGTGCATGACCGATGAGAAATACAGGGCCTTCTTCGACTCCATGGTCCAGATCGGTGTCCAGCCGGCCGACCTCGATTACAAGAAGGCCTACACCACGCAGTTCGTCTGCAAGGGCGTTGGCATGGCGCTGAAGAAGTAA
- a CDS encoding thiol-disulfide oxidoreductase DCC family protein, whose amino-acid sequence MHPEVTVWFDSSCPLCQREIAFMRRLDRRGAIQFLDACDPTVGCPVDRAEILTRFHAEENGRLLSGAAAFAAMWRAIPVLRPLGIAAGWPALTPAFDAAYRGFLRIRPRLQRLLR is encoded by the coding sequence ATGCACCCCGAGGTCACCGTCTGGTTCGACAGCAGTTGCCCGCTGTGTCAGCGCGAGATTGCATTCATGCGACGCCTCGACCGGCGCGGGGCGATCCAATTCCTGGATGCCTGCGATCCTACGGTCGGCTGTCCGGTCGATCGTGCCGAGATCCTCACTCGCTTCCATGCGGAGGAGAATGGCCGGCTTTTGTCCGGGGCGGCGGCCTTCGCCGCGATGTGGCGGGCCATTCCCGTGCTCCGTCCGCTTGGGATCGCGGCCGGCTGGCCAGCTCTCACACCGGCCTTCGACGCGGCTTATCGCGGTTTCCTTCGGATCCGGCCTCGGCTTCAACGACTGTTGCGCTGA